A window of the Puntigrus tetrazona isolate hp1 unplaced genomic scaffold, ASM1883169v1 S000000776, whole genome shotgun sequence genome harbors these coding sequences:
- the rho gene encoding rhodopsin: MNGTEGPAFYVPMSNATGVVRSPYEYPQYYLVAPWAYACLAAYMFFLILTGFPINFLTLYVTIEHKKLRTPLNYILLNLAVSDLFMVFGGFTTTMYTSMHGYFVFGRLGCNLEGFFATLGGEMGLWSLVVLAFERWMVVCKPVSNFRFGENHAIMGVAFTWVMACSCAVPPLVGWSRYIPEGMQCSCGVDYYTRVPGVNNESFVIYMFIVHFFIPLFVIFFCYGRLVCTVKEAAAQQQESETTQRAEREVTRMVVIMVIGFLICWLPYAYVAWYIFTHQGSEFGPLFMTLPAFFAKTAAVYNPCIYICMNKQFRHCMITTLCCGKNPFEEEEGASTTASKTEASSVSSVSPA, from the coding sequence ATGAACGGTACAGAGGGACCGGCATTCTACGTGCCTATGTCCAACGCCACCGGCGTTGTTAGGAGCCCGTACGAGTATCCCCAGTACTACCTGGTGGCGCCATGGGCATACGCCTGCCTGGCCGCGTATATGTTCTTCCTCATCCTCACCGGCTTCCCCATCAACTTCCTCACTCTGTACGTCACCATCGAGCACAAGAAGCTGCGTACACCTCTCAACTACATTCTGCTGAACCTCGCTGTGTCCGACCTCTTCATGGTGTTCGGTGGCTTCACCACGACGATGTACACCTCCATGCATGGCTACTTCGTTTTCGGGCGCCTCGGCTGCAACCTGGAAGGCTTCTTTGCCACCCTGGGTGGTGAAATGGGCCTCTGGTCCCTGGTGGTGCTGGCCTTCGAGAGGTGGATGGTGGTCTGTAAGCCCGTGAGCAACTTCCGCTTCGGAGAGAACCACGCCATCATGGGCGTGGCCTTCACCTGGGTCATGGCCTGCTCCTGCGCCGTGCCTCCTCTGGTGGGCTGGTCTCGTTACATCCCCGAGGGCATGCAGTGCTCGTGCGGAGTCGACTACTACACTCGCGTACCTGGCGTTAACAACGAGTCCTTTGTCATCTACATGTTCATCGTGCACTTCTTCATTCCGCTCTTCGTCATCTTCTTCTGCTATGGCCGCCTGGTCTGCACCGTCAAGGAAGCCGCTGCCCAGCAGCAGGAGTCCGAGACCACCCAGAGGGCCGAGCGCGAGGTCACCCGCATGGTGGTCATCATGGTCATCGGTTTCTTGATCTGCTGGCTCCCCTATGCCTATGTGGCCTGGTACATCTTCACCCACCAGGGAAGCGAGTTTGGGCCTCTCTTCATGACACTGCCAGCCTTCTTTGCCAAGACCGCTGCCGTCTACAACCCGTGCATCTACATCTGCATGAACAAGCAGTTCCGTCACTGCATGATCACCACCCTGTGCTGCGGCAAGAACCCCTTCGAGGAGGAAGAGGGCGCCTCCACCACTGCATCCAAGACCGAGGCTTCGTCCGTGTCTTCCGTGTCCCCTGCGTAA